Proteins encoded in a region of the Tetrapisispora phaffii CBS 4417 chromosome 12, complete genome genome:
- the TPHA0L00660 gene encoding uncharacterized protein has translation MAKVDINGTGLPARPTSWRLGIVSLILSINIISIYYINGASNFRFSNERKDGVLLHSMERVPLETKPSDELAVLDTPTADYTPVLFKRSWRADIIDGAVRIFSSIVTGANGFYTIGCTGAFVALLGVTLPGIGGAALGTCLWVGSLLAAANFVSYTLLKHGNNGGWEYDTDSATAHKRSFDERNLLGLPGYRHIIGSLYTQISGDTDGHSERMLRDISHEHANRVLSSSGLFSNATGALMHIGYQFILNHDTYNTTVITDIAGHADAINTYLTCLPGEYCYSVSNTNNNTLTKRDDNGFWLSYNDWGDNLGYVADWARWGEFTKAAQEYQGQDVLGAVQQIQPCTQQQCYVIYNKFCFAGGLSTTRGENSAFVGEIYYMDFGGVDGDCYNG, from the coding sequence ATGGCGAAAGTAGATATCAATGGTACTGGTCTACCTGCTCGTCCAACTTCATGGCGTTTGGGCATCGTGTCTCTGATTCTTTCGATAAACATTATATCAATTTATTACATCAATGGTGCGTCAAACTTTAGATTTTCaaatgaaagaaaagatGGTGTATTATTACACTCAATGGAGAGGGTACCATTGGAGACAAAACCTTCTGATGAACTTGCCGTATTAGATACCCCGACTGCTGATTATACACCTGTGTTGTTTAAAAGAAGTTGGCGAGCAGATATAATAGATGGAGCTGTtagaatattttcttcaattgtcACCGGGGCTAATGGGTTCTATACTATAGGCTGCACTGGTGCCTTTGTTGCACTTCTGGGTGTTACTCTACCTGGTATTGGTGGTGCTGCGCTCGGAACATGTTTATGGGTAGGTTCATTGCTTGCAGCTGCTAATTTTGTATCCTATACTCTTCTAAAACATGGTAATAATGGAGGCTGGGAGTACGATACTGACAGTGCTACAGCTCATAAGCGGAGTTTCGATGAAAGAAACTTATTAGGCTTACCTGGTTATAGGCATATAATTGGATCTCTATATACTCAAATCAGCGGTGATACAGATGGCCATTCAGAAAGGATGCTAAGAGACATTTCGCATGAACATGCAAATAGGGTTTTGTCTTCATCTGGACTTTTTTCTAATGCTACGGGTGCCTTGATGCACATTGGCTACCAATTTATTCTAAACCATGATACTTATAATACTACAGTTATTACAGATATTGCTGGACATGCTGATGCAATTAACACGTACCTTACTTGTCTCCCTGGTGAATATTGCTACTCAGTTTCTAATaccaataataatactcTGACGAAGCGTGATGATAATGGGTTCTGGCTCAGCTACAACGACTGGGGAGATAATCTCGGTTATGTGGCTGACTGGGCAAGATGGGGTGAGTTCACTAAGGCAGCTCAGGAATATCAAGGCCAGGATGTGCTAGGTGCTGTCCAACAGATACAACCTTGCACACAACAACAATGCTatgttatatataataagtTTTGCTTTGCAGGAGGTTTATCCACTACTAGAGGGGAAAACTCTGCTTTTGTTGgtgaaatatattacatGGATTTTGGTGGTGTTGATGGTGATTGCTATAACGGCTAA
- the URM1 gene encoding ubiquitin-related modifier URM1 (similar to Saccharomyces cerevisiae URM1 (YIL008W); ancestral locus Anc_7.129) encodes MVKVKVEFLGGLDVIVGKERIHKVEVTRDDGNAVNVGDLIDYIVAKMIKEKNDVEVFIDNGSIRPGILTLINDTDWELEGEKEYELDDGDVVSFTSTLHGG; translated from the coding sequence ATGGTTAAGGTTAAAGTCGAATTTTTAGGTGGACTTGATGTCATTGTAGGCAAAGAAAGAATACATAAAGTTGAAGTAACAAGAGATGATGGCAATGCAGTAAACGTTGGTGATTTAATAGATTACATTGTTGCAAAAATgattaaagaaaagaatgACGTCGAAgtatttattgataatgGTAGCATCAGACCAGGTATATTGACTTTAATTAACGATACTGATTGGGAATTAGAAGGCGAAAAAGAATATGAGCTAGATGATGGTGATGTTGTCTCATTCACGTCGACTCTACATGGTGGGTGA
- the GCN4 gene encoding amino acid starvation-responsive transcription factor GCN4 (similar to Saccharomyces cerevisiae GCN4 (YEL009C); ancestral locus Anc_7.131), with the protein MFTNTATEESNLLLLNMNTRTNMNTKSAAATLKKSLKKHQQVVGELVLDNFVKQESPALAELALCNANISPNSAYQEIDSAIVDAFFSSSTENTPMFAFEALESNPKNWTPLFDNDIAVTAEDVNSASTAIESIADSQESLINNVAAIVMPTATTAFLPTPAIEDSKISTSLNKVSKPTSTSLNSKVDHLGIVSYNRKQRAAPLTPIIPESDDPVSVKRARNTEAARRSRARKVERMNQLEDKVEQLLLRNAELEEEVKRLNGLLSQK; encoded by the coding sequence ATGTTTACAAATACCGCCACAGAAGAATCCaatctattattattaaatatgaataCAAGAACAAATATGAATACCAAATCAGCAGCCGCCACATTAAAGAAAAGTTTGAAAAAACATCAACAAGTCGTAGGTGAACTTGTCCTTGACAACTTTGTCAAACAAGAATCTCCTGCTCTTGCTGAATTAGCTCTATGCAATGCCAACATTTCTCCAAATTCAGCCTACCAAGAAATTGATAGTGCTATTGTAGATGCTTTTTTCTCTTCAAGCACAGAAAATACTCCAATGTTCGCTTTCGAAGCTTTGGAATCTAATCCAAAAAATTGGACTCCTTTATTTGATAACGACATTGCTGTTACCGCCGAAGATGTTAATTCCGCAAGTACCGCTATTGAATCAATTGCTGATTCTCAGGAATCTCTAATCAATAACGTCGCTGCAATTGTTATGCCAACTGCAACAACTGCGTTTTTACCAACTCCAGCTATTGAAGATTCAAAAATCAGCACTAGTTTGAACAAGGTCTCAAAGCCAACCTCAACTAGcttaaattcaaaagtcGATCATTTAGGAATCGTCAGTTATAACCGTAAGCAACGTGCTGCGCCATTAACTCCAATCATTCCTGAATCTGATGACCCAGTTTCTGTTAAGCGTGCAAGAAATACCGAGGCCGCAAGACGTTCCCGTGCCAGAAAAGTTGAAAGAATGAATCAACTTGAAGACAAGGTTGAACAATTATTGTTGAGAAATGCtgaattagaagaagaagttaaaAGACTAAATGGCTTACTAAGTCAGAAGTGA
- the TPHA0L00690 gene encoding uncharacterized protein (similar to Saccharomyces cerevisiae YEL007W; ancestral locus Anc_7.132) has product MELIPTFKGYIEDENDALLVFEATMKGKLRRTVRRPYEIERPQLIISGNVFVFIEEEAGIKRWTDGISWSPSRILGKFLIYKEIIKNKDNNNIHKNSNSNSNNPNHSSNLLPTNSRDHQRHNNDGRSMKSNKNTKKNTGFIKKTISIRVHSTDNLQNAQTFHLVSYYLDDDIGQRKLITPKNSPLFRGMTPSDNLISALDATALGNNKFFNNNSEVFQPKISPHLIYKNAINSISSPSSTPTHSSSSSTTSSSSSSALSLASNTNVYMSKNGTPSVTPQSCTPISNYENSNGDDGSRRYSRIRKESMTENPDLTQLNKNGLALPFPGSTQNKNVIPKYHVHMFNNYNEKNNTDDRRFVKQQQQPHPNYWVSLPSKPAEINDGIAYLPSHSQLLPNHEIIGQPNIQYTGPYKQLANGTPYNPNQPQDFNRNYPLQEQRKSLPPFIPHISRQVQVPQVPQGPQGPASQIPLPQLPMPQLPMPQMQIPKASMQIPQVLIPPLQVAKEQPPPVILPLNENRLNNNRINEQGYNLPYFQPLLNYRGYQ; this is encoded by the coding sequence ATGGAACTTATACCAACTTTTAAAGGCTACATAGAGGATGAAAATGACGCTTTGCTTGTATTCGAGGCAACTATGAAAGGAAAGCTAAGAAGGACGGTCAGAAGGCCCTATGAAATCGAGAGACCGCAATTGATTATTTCAGGTAATGTTTTTGTGTTTATCGAAGAAGAAGCAGGCATTAAAAGGTGGACCGACGGAATCTCCTGGTCGCCTTCAAGAATATTAggtaaatttttaatttataaagagattattaaaaataaagacaataataatattcacaAAAACAGTAAtagtaatagtaataaCCCTAATCATAGTAGTAATCTTTTACCAACAAATTCAAGAGACCATCAGAGGCACAACAATGATGGCAGATCAATGAAGAGCAATAAAAACACTAAAAAAAACACAGGTTTTATCAAAAAGACAATTTCGATAAGAGTCCATTCAACTGATAATTTACAGAATGCGCAGACTTTCCATTTGGTCTCTTATTATTTAGATGACGATATTGGACAGCGAAAGTTAATTACACCAAAAAATTCTCCATTATTTCGTGGGATGACTCCATCGGATAATTTGATTTCTGCTTTGGACGCAACTGCTCTaggtaataataaattctttaacaataataGTGAAGTTTTCCAGCCAAAAATTTCGCCGCATTTAATCTATAAGAATGCGATCAATTCCATATCTTCTCCATCATCGACACCAACCCATTCCTCGTCATCATCTACGACttcatcgtcatcatcttctGCATTATCTCTAGCATCAAACACTAACGTCTACATGTCAAAAAATGGTACTCCATCAGTCACTCCCCAATCCTGTACtccaatttcaaattatgAGAATTCAAATGGAGACGATGGCAGTAGACGATATTCAAGAATAAGAAAAGAATCAATGACAGAAAATCCCGATTTGACgcaattaaataaaaatggaCTGGCATTACCATTCCCGGGATCAACGCAAAATAAAAACGTCATACCGAAATATCATGTTCATATGtttaataattacaatGAAAAGAACAATACGGATGACAGAAGATTTgtaaaacaacaacagcaaccGCATCCGAATTATTGGGTCTCGCTTCCATCAAAACCTGCCGAAATTAACGACGGTATAGCGTATTTGCCATCTCATTCTCAGTTGCTGCCAAATCATGAAATTATCGGACAACCGAATATCCAATATACGGGGCCATATAAGCAACTTGCAAATGGAACACCATACAATCCAAACCAACCGCAGGACTTCAATAGGAACTATCCGTTACAAGAACAAAGGAAGTCACTGCCACCTTTCATACCACATATATCAAGACAAGTTCAAGTGCCACAAGTGCCACAGGGACCGCAAGGACCAGCATCTCAGATCCCACTGCCTCAGCTCCCAATGCCTCAGCTCCCAATGCCTCAGATGCAGATCCCAAAGGCTTCAATGCAGATCCCACAAGTTCTAATACCACCATTGCAAGTTGCAAAAGAACAACCACCACCAGTAATTCTTCCATTAAACGAAAATCGCTTGAATAACAACAGAATAAACGAACAAGGTTATAATCTTCCGTATTTTCAGCCTCTATTGAATTATAGAGGCTATcaataa
- the TPHA0L00700 gene encoding uncharacterized protein (similar to Saccharomyces cerevisiae YEA6 (YEL006W) and YIA6 (YIL006W); ancestral locus Anc_7.133) — MKDGNDDINKNDLRKQSLYVHSEFICPDGLAPLSSAEIIEPLQRIYFDPTTEMNGNGGTTDLFEKSLAQYKEMNNNLKKNLVSNIKLKKMMGVELTDTKVIAISGAVAGFFSGILVCPLDVTKTRLQAQGLQSAGKSRYYNGLIGTINTIVKDEGILGLYKGIGPILMGYLPSWMIYFSIYEVSKDSFPKIFPNSVFLTHFFSALTAGSVSTILTNPIWVIKTRLMLQNDIGKNSTHYKNTIDAFIKIYKQEGPKAFYAGLLPSLFGLFHVGIQFPIFENLKTTFKYKTVKISEEIDNNHGASTKNLEPTNTNSTINLDRLIMASCLSKMIASLVTYPHEILRTRMQLKSNLPPSVQRKIIPLIKKTYTKEGFKGFYSGFFVNLLRTVPASVITLVTFEYVQNFLRE, encoded by the coding sequence ATGAAGGATGGAAATGATGACATAAACAAGAATGATTTAAGGAAACAAAGCTTATATGTTCATTCAGAGTTTATATGTCCAGATGGGCTGGCCCCGTTGTCATCAGCGGAGATAATAGAACCACTTCAGCGAATTTACTTTGATCCAACAACTGAAATGAATGGTAATGGTGGCACTACCGATCTCTTCGAAAAATCCTTAGCACAATACAAGgaaatgaataataatctAAAGAAAAATCTAGTCTCAAATATAAAgctgaaaaaaatgatggGTGTAGAATTGACTGATACAAAAGTTATTGCCATTTCAGGAGCAGTCGCAGGATTTTTTTCAGGGATTTTAGTATGTCCTCTCGATGTTACTAAAACAAGATTACAAGCTCAAGGTTTACAATCAGCAGGTAAATCAAGATATTACAATGGTTTAATTGGGACTATAAATACAATCGTAAAGGATGAAGGTATACTAGGTCTGTATAAAGGTATTGGACCAATTTTAATGGGATATTTGCCCAGTTGGATGATTTACTTCTCAATCTATGAGGTCAGTAAAGATTCATTCCCAAAAATATTTCCTAATTCCGTCTTTTTAACTCATTTTTTCTCTGCACTGACTGCTGGCTCTGTATCGACAATTTTAACAAATCCAATATGGGTAATCAAAACTAGATTAATGTTACAGAATGATATTGGCAAAAATTCAACacattataaaaatacCATTGATGCTTTTATAAAGATCTATAAACAAGAAGGTCCGAAAGCATTCTATGCAGGATTACTACCATCACTATTTGGATTATTTCATGTGGGAATTCAGTTCccaatatttgaaaatctGAAAACAACATTCAAGTATAAAACCGTGAAGATTtcagaagaaattgataacAATCATGGAGCATCGACCAAGAATTTAGAGCCAACTAATACTAACAGTACAATAAATCTAGATAGATTGATAATGGCATCATGCTTATCTAAAATGATTGCCTCGTTAGTGACATATCCTCATGAAATTCTAAGAACTAGAATgcaattaaaatcaaatttacCACCATCTGTTCAACGCAAAATTATAccattaattaaaaagacATACACTAAAGAAGGGTTTAAGGGTTTCTATTCTGgattttttgtaaatttattgaGAACTGTCCCTGCATCCGTAATTACATTAGTGACATTCGAATATGTACAGAATTTTTTACGGGAATGA
- the EPS1 gene encoding protein disulfide isomerase EPS1 (similar to Saccharomyces cerevisiae EPS1 (YIL005W); ancestral locus Anc_7.134): MRDKQVNSILYLVFLFFVFKVICISAVDEFPDPLTSANFEDEIKTGYHIIEFYSPYCSHCKSLAPIWKETWEKFQKESASSKLKFSQVNCVESGDLCSQEKVRAYPKVSLYQNGSFIKDYPDGNKRTVEQFIKFANEVIQENTENETDSTIDAISNLSKETIPLDKEAIINLLAGGAKFPYFISFWPSDLNYQDDSFTFTNCKDCETFKEKWKSISEHLSDSGIQGAHFDCKKYPEVCKQLNFQELTIKDKEKSPILLLLVPMRKTNNIFEFKDSLDSPESMILDFATRTSFNAQLKHITKGEINEIINRKVDYNNSRSANKLFLVFQYNETQVFQEDFVVLEYLIEILNNYENIYLYQCKDDLRTLILNSYDRFVDLINYNATESKKRRNDEYINMYSITQKPTFFIFREGDLLSSAFNSYSTAEFRSPGYIVSWLDQVNLTKLTEVTEDNFSMLLQYANDIYQIITIQLIDTSSEDMINQSNQYLDNYLLALDDYEHTRMGYLVKLINKKRTDKSNKLDKMKNNKVDDKTIVRTKLQQLEYDFNKKILIAYIDISENLDLLNSYGIKPKDREFEVGDIIIINKQTLKVYYSDISGKDLRASSPFELRESLTSVSIPEISNFKMKGKVLSKIHKSPSKSLHFNISHHLSPQNAIICIVVVILIIFRKFIRHRVAKLLRKSENNDAASNNEFTLTKSKFND, encoded by the coding sequence ATGAGAGACAAACAAGTTAATAGTATACTTTACTTGGTTTTTCTGttctttgtttttaaaGTAATATGTATTAGTGCTGTGGATGAATTTCCAGACCCATTAACTAGCgctaattttgaagatgaaattaaaactGGATATCATATAATAGAATTTTATAGTCCATATTGTTCTCATTGCAAAAGTTTAGCACCGATATGGAAAGAAACTTGggaaaagtttcaaaaagaaTCTGCTAGTTCGAAACTTAAATTTTCCCAAGTGAATTGTGTCGAGAGTGGTGATTTGTGCTCACAAGAAAAGGTAAGAGCATATCCAAAAGTAAGTTTATATCAAAACGGGAGCTTTATTAAAGATTATCCTGATGGAAATAAGAGAACTGTCGAAcagtttattaaatttgcaAATGAAGTGATTCAGGAAAATACAGAAAACGAAACTGATTCGACAATTGATGCAATTAGCAATTTATCTAAAGAAACTATTCCATTGGACAAGGAAgcaataattaatttattagcTGGAGGAGCCAAATTCCcttattttatatctttttgGCCGTCTGACttaaattatcaagatGATAGCTTTACTTTTACAAATTGTAAAGATTGTGAAACTTTTAAGGAAAAATGGAAGTCAATATCCGAACATTTATCTGATTCAGGTATCCAAGGTGCTCATTTCGATTGTAAAAAGTATCCGGAGGTTTGCAAgcaattgaattttcaGGAGTTAacaattaaagataaagaGAAGTCTcctattttattgttactTGTTCCTATGAGAAAAACtaacaatatttttgagTTTAAAGATTCCTTAGATTCACCTGAATCAATGATATTGGATTTTGCAACAAGAACATCGTTCAATGCTCAACTTAAACATATCACAAAGGGagaaattaatgaaataatcAATCGTAAGgttgattataataactCCAGGTCCGCTAACAAACTATTTTTagtatttcaatataaCGAAACTCAGGTATTTCAGGAGGATTTTGTAGTATTGgaatatttgattgaaaTACTAAATAATTATGAAAACATATATCTTTATCAATGTAAAGATGACTTAAGAACATTGATATTGAATTCCTACGACAGGTTCGTCGATctaattaattataatgcTACAGAAtctaaaaaaagaagaaatgatGAGTACATTAATATGTATTCAATTACACAAAAACCcacattttttatttttagagAAGGTGATTTGCTTTCTTCAGCTTTCAATTCTTATTCAACAGCTGAATTTAGATCTCCGGGATATATTGTATCTTGGCTGGATCAGGTAAACTTAACTAAATTAACAGAGGTAACAgaagataatttttcaatgttattACAATATGCAAATGACATATACCAGATCATTACTATTCAACTAATAGACACATCTTCTGAAGATATGATTAATCAGAGTAATCAATATTTGGATAATTACTTGTTAGCACTTGATGATTATGAGCATACAAGGATGGGTTATTTggtaaaattaattaataaaaaaagaactGATAAAAGCAATAAATTAGATaagatgaaaaataataaagttgATGACAAAACAATAGTGAGAACAAAATTACAACAATTAGAGtatgattttaataagaaaattttaattgcGTACATTGATATTTCAGAGAATTTGGATTTGTTAAACTCATATGGTATCAAACCTAAAGACAGAGAATTTGAAGTAGGCGacatcattattattaacaagCAAACGCTGAAAGTTTATTATTCTGATATATCTGGAAAGGACTTAAGAGCTAGTTCTCCTTTTGAATTGAGGGAAAGTTTAACTAGTGTGTCAATTCCAGagatttcaaattttaaaatgaaGGGTAAAGTATTGAGTAAAATTCATAAATCACCCTCAAAATCTTTGCATTTTAACATATCACATCATTTATCCCCTCAAAATGCAATAATATGCATAGTAGTTGTTATTCTGATAATTTTTAGGAAGTTTATCAGACATAGAGTTGCTAAACTACTACGAAAGTCAGAAAACAATGATGCTGCCTCTAACAATGAGTTTACAttaacaaaatcaaaatttaacGACTAA
- the BET1 gene encoding Bet1p (similar to Saccharomyces cerevisiae BET1 (YIL004C); ancestral locus Anc_7.135): protein MHSESNLSQRDNSRTQLFGSENDMNSSFSPFDKSKLDYSQSTLAQLESQSEENMNVMNEKIKALKSLSLRMGDEIRGSNKSLDTLGDTFENATVKLKHTYTNMMIMAKKSGISFTTWILIFVVVFLLFFWVWIT, encoded by the exons AT GCATTCTGAATCTAACTTATCTCAACGTGACAATAGCAGAACTCAGTTATTTGGTAGTGAAAATGATATGAATTCATCTTTTTCTCCttttgataaatcaaaattagatTATTCACAGAGCACTCTTGCGCAGTTGGAATCACAAAGTGAAGAGAACATGAATGTAATGAACGAAAAGATTAAAGctttaaaatctttatcATTAAGAATGGGTGATGAAATTAGAGGTAGTAATAAATCTTTGGATACATTGGGTGACACTTTTGAAAATGCTACTGTTAAATTAAAACATACATATACTAATATGATGATCATGGCAAAGAAATCAGGAATTAGTTTTACAACTTGGATTTTAATATTCGTCGTtgtctttttattatttttctggGTTTGGATAACTTAA
- the CFD1 gene encoding iron-sulfur cluster assembly protein CFD1 (similar to Saccharomyces cerevisiae CFD1 (YIL003W); ancestral locus Anc_7.136) — translation MSDEPSEPIASLKKVKHIILILSGKGGVGKSSVTTQTALTLCNVGYRVGVLDIDLTGPSLPRMFGLEEQSIFQSTEGWIPVPVETNGAGSLSVISLGFLLNDRSNSVVWRGPKKTAMIKQFMVDVQWGELDYLLIDTPPGTSDEHISIAEQLRWSNPDGAIIVTTPQNVAVADVKKEINFCRKVNFNIIGVVENMSGFICPHCSDCTNIFSSGGGKELAKAYEIPYLGNIPIDPMFVEMIENQSSNQITLVEAYKKLSISSNFQQIIQKVLDKKLEPRC, via the coding sequence ATGAGTGATGAACCTAGCGAACCAATCGCATCTCTAAAAAAGGTGAAGcatattatattgattttatCAGGTAAAGGTGGTGTAGGTAAAAGTTCAGTAACCACACAAACAGCATTAACTTTATGTAATGTTGGTTACAGAGTTGGTGTTTTAGATATCGATTTAACTGGCCCTTCATTACCAAGAATGTTTGGATTAGAAGAACAATCTATATTTCAATCAACTGAAGGATGGATACCAGTTCCTGTTGAAACTAATGGAGCAGGCTCATTATCTGTTATATCTCTTGGGTTCCTGTTGAATGACAGAAGCAATAGTGTTGTTTGGAGAGGTCCTAAAAAAACTGCTATGATCAAACAATTTATGGTAGATGTTCAATGGGGTGAATTAGACTATCTTTTAATCGACACGCCGCCTGGTACATCCGATGAGCATATTTCTATAGCAGAACAATTGAGATGGTCAAATCCAGATGGTGCAATTATTGTAACGACTCCTCAAAATGTTGCTGTAGCTGATGTAAAGAaggaaataaatttttgtaGAAAAGtgaattttaatataattggTGTTGTCGAAAATATGTCTGGTTTTATATGCCCTCATTGCTCCGACTGTACTAATATATTCTCATCTGGAGGTGGTAAAGAATTAGCAAAGGCATATGAAATTCCTTACCTTGGGAATATTCCTATTGACCCAATGTTCGTGGAAATGATCGAGAATCAATCATCAAACCAGATAACTTTGGTTGAAGCATATAAAAAACTCTCTATATCTTCTAATTTTCAACAAATCATCCAAAAGGTATTAGATAAAAAACTAGAGCCACGCTGTTGA